A region from the Chitinivibrionales bacterium genome encodes:
- a CDS encoding carboxypeptidase regulatory-like domain-containing protein: MKNPRKISACAVLVLLSFISLMAPPVIKALPIGPVLPLFPQAVLTPSAPTQNDSVALWLILGQSSSSCVPTYTASFKIMQTSNFVCVRAPCAQNYVIALTYTQNPPLMLGMPCLAVVTDYGPRFAFGKLAVGNYTVVDSTGGGTEVTAFTVTEQTVSYRVSGTVIQDPGALAVSVPIPNTAVYLKTGSGLPVVLAKKSTAIAYPLYAIIDSTVTDASGKFSFASVPQGAYALGFVASGYQSRDVSIQVPPDTVVNVSLLSTGAVCTVTGSVKKYQPPCPGIPCASPPIEGCSVTVYVPVLIQPQANAALPILLGNQYVSVTDAEGLYTIDSVPVTYDNSTVTVTASKAGYATESKQASLFSNSSVTVNFILTPAYANPETTTVSDVSFIVATEKPQYTAGNDILVRYIVKNNSMATVEYDFPSSCQFDMIAIAPPRDTVFWFGRNLVCAMTPTKITLAPAGSDTMNFLSFTDSDTASSLAITAKMLGYDRSAATVVVPIVKVTAVLPVQRKTVDAKKPVISYSASTKTLSLIIPKSQNVSVSAYVLNGQKISQLSTKKFLTAGTHLINLKNASLANGIIIFKVEGEGFSASKRINLMESR, encoded by the coding sequence ATGAAAAACCCCAGAAAAATTTCAGCCTGCGCAGTTCTTGTTTTGCTGTCGTTCATTTCCCTTATGGCCCCACCCGTCATCAAGGCGTTGCCCATCGGCCCGGTGCTCCCGTTGTTTCCCCAGGCCGTGCTCACCCCTTCCGCGCCGACGCAGAACGACAGCGTCGCGCTGTGGCTGATCCTGGGACAGTCGAGCAGCTCCTGCGTGCCGACGTACACGGCTTCCTTCAAAATCATGCAGACAAGCAATTTCGTTTGCGTGAGAGCGCCGTGCGCCCAAAATTACGTCATTGCGCTGACCTACACCCAAAATCCTCCGCTCATGCTCGGAATGCCGTGCCTCGCGGTAGTCACCGATTACGGGCCGCGGTTCGCATTCGGAAAGCTTGCCGTGGGCAATTACACGGTGGTTGACAGCACCGGCGGCGGAACTGAGGTCACCGCCTTCACCGTCACCGAGCAAACGGTATCCTACCGGGTATCCGGCACCGTGATCCAGGACCCGGGCGCGCTTGCCGTGAGTGTCCCGATACCAAATACCGCCGTGTACCTTAAGACCGGTTCAGGCCTGCCGGTCGTGCTTGCAAAAAAGAGCACCGCCATCGCGTATCCGTTGTACGCCATTATCGACTCGACGGTCACCGATGCATCAGGGAAATTTTCCTTTGCGAGCGTGCCGCAGGGGGCCTATGCGCTGGGATTTGTCGCGAGCGGATATCAATCCCGCGACGTCAGCATCCAGGTCCCGCCCGACACGGTGGTTAACGTTTCGTTGCTTTCAACCGGGGCGGTGTGCACGGTAACCGGAAGCGTTAAAAAATATCAGCCACCCTGTCCTGGGATTCCCTGCGCTTCTCCGCCTATCGAGGGATGCAGCGTCACCGTTTACGTCCCCGTCCTGATACAACCGCAGGCAAACGCGGCCTTGCCCATTTTGTTGGGCAACCAGTATGTCTCTGTCACCGATGCGGAGGGCTTGTACACGATCGACAGCGTCCCGGTCACCTACGACAATTCAACGGTGACCGTCACCGCGTCAAAGGCCGGATACGCAACGGAAAGCAAACAGGCGTCCTTGTTTTCCAACAGTTCCGTCACCGTCAACTTTATTCTGACGCCGGCGTATGCCAACCCCGAAACCACGACCGTGAGCGACGTGTCGTTCATCGTGGCAACCGAAAAGCCCCAGTATACGGCCGGCAACGACATCCTGGTTCGCTACATCGTAAAGAACAATTCGATGGCAACGGTCGAGTACGATTTCCCCTCGAGCTGCCAGTTTGACATGATCGCCATTGCGCCGCCCAGGGACACCGTGTTCTGGTTCGGCCGCAATCTCGTGTGCGCCATGACCCCCACGAAGATCACGCTTGCACCAGCCGGGTCCGATACAATGAATTTTCTCAGCTTTACCGACAGCGACACCGCATCCAGCCTTGCAATCACCGCAAAGATGCTCGGCTACGACCGGAGCGCGGCGACCGTGGTTGTCCCTATTGTAAAGGTGACCGCCGTGCTGCCCGTGCAGCGCAAAACGGTCGATGCGAAGAAACCGGTGATATCCTACTCGGCGTCAACGAAAACGCTGTCGCTCATCATCCCGAAAAGCCAGAACGTGTCGGTTTCGGCCTATGTGCTCAACGGCCAGAAGATCTCACAGCTTTCAACGAAAAAATTCCTCACCGCGGGCACGCATTTGATCAATCTCAAGAACGCGTCGCTTGCAAACGGCATCATCATTTTCAAGGTGGAGGGAGAGGGGTTCAGCGCTTCGAAGCGGATCAATCTGATGGAATCGAGATAA
- a CDS encoding leucyl aminopeptidase, translating into MKLSISKTAHSPTQIVFLTKENAQMVPDFSGKKNDTTVRYDGKKAVIYCGLGEKDAVSAGVIRSAAAAGAQKALELKRGDISLFAPRAGRRADSWVPALEGTVLGAYKFTKYKTEKATPLSSVELVADGASQRGAGRVLFICECVNYSRDLVNENAHVAFPEFLAQQARLVAKEGGMTVEVLAEKEIEKKGLHLLAAVGRGSEYPPRLVCIEYRGNPGSKEKTAIVGKGITFDSGGQNLKPTGHIETMRCDMAGSAAVLGVMKALGELKPRVNVVGVCALAHNAIGEHAYFPGDVYASYSGKTVEVLSTDAEGRLVLADAISYCKDAFKPTRIIDLATLTGGILTALGTTTAGLFSNDDDLAKRLFAAGEEAGERLWRFPLYEEYAETMKSDIADLRNVSSLSKGYASSITGAAFIQEFVGAIPWAHLDIAGTAFNEEKAKGEVPQFATGFGVRLLLKFLGAE; encoded by the coding sequence ATGAAACTCAGCATTTCCAAGACGGCCCATTCGCCCACGCAAATCGTCTTCCTGACAAAAGAGAACGCCCAGATGGTCCCTGATTTTTCGGGGAAGAAAAACGACACCACGGTCCGTTACGACGGCAAGAAGGCGGTCATCTACTGCGGCCTCGGTGAAAAAGACGCGGTTTCGGCGGGCGTCATCAGGAGCGCTGCGGCCGCGGGCGCGCAGAAGGCGCTCGAGCTCAAGCGGGGCGACATTTCGCTCTTTGCGCCGCGCGCGGGACGCCGCGCCGATTCCTGGGTGCCGGCGCTCGAGGGAACGGTCCTCGGCGCGTACAAGTTCACAAAGTATAAAACCGAAAAGGCAACGCCGCTTTCTTCCGTGGAGCTGGTGGCCGACGGCGCTTCCCAGCGCGGCGCGGGCCGGGTGCTTTTCATCTGCGAATGCGTCAATTACAGCCGCGACCTTGTCAACGAAAACGCCCACGTGGCCTTCCCCGAATTCCTGGCCCAGCAGGCGCGGCTCGTTGCAAAAGAAGGCGGCATGACCGTTGAGGTGCTTGCCGAAAAGGAAATTGAGAAAAAAGGCCTGCATTTGCTCGCGGCCGTGGGCCGCGGGTCTGAATACCCGCCGCGCCTCGTTTGCATCGAGTACCGGGGCAACCCGGGCTCAAAGGAGAAAACCGCGATCGTGGGAAAGGGCATCACCTTTGATTCGGGCGGGCAGAACCTTAAGCCCACGGGCCATATCGAGACCATGCGCTGCGACATGGCAGGCAGCGCTGCCGTGCTCGGCGTTATGAAGGCGCTGGGCGAACTGAAGCCCAGGGTCAACGTGGTGGGCGTGTGCGCGCTGGCGCACAACGCCATCGGCGAGCACGCCTATTTCCCGGGCGACGTTTACGCGTCGTACAGCGGGAAGACCGTTGAGGTCCTGAGCACCGACGCCGAGGGAAGGCTCGTGCTTGCGGACGCGATTTCGTATTGTAAAGACGCCTTCAAGCCCACCCGCATCATCGACCTCGCCACGCTCACTGGCGGCATCCTTACCGCCCTGGGCACCACCACGGCCGGGCTGTTTTCCAACGATGACGACCTTGCCAAGCGGCTGTTCGCCGCGGGCGAGGAGGCGGGCGAGCGGCTCTGGCGATTCCCGCTGTACGAGGAGTACGCCGAGACCATGAAGAGCGACATCGCCGACCTGCGCAACGTGAGCAGCCTTTCAAAGGGATACGCGAGCTCCATTACGGGCGCGGCGTTCATCCAGGAATTCGTGGGCGCGATCCCGTGGGCGCACCTTGACATCGCAGGAACCGCCTTCAACGAGGAGAAGGCTAAGGGCGAGGTGCCGCAGTTCGCCACCGGCTTCGGCGTGCGGCTTTTGTTGAAATTTCTCGGTGCGGAATAG
- a CDS encoding GAF domain-containing protein has translation MLPGPRRSSAIGPWQPEPKDDDPWKHPKGWTGRRAAAAKPRNAQIFIFFQKFIRFMQLIKAKSHTIAIVGINRESAAVLSELLETEGARVVRIVNHETEDLADLRQFPQIDIIINTTNDASVYRALRKLDLPNVDILSGLSARILFSAGAREALGPGLTDDKNRLLNSLHEIREAIYLSKNKEELLKLVLDVAIRSSAADSGSIMLIDPKKKTLKIEIAEGLEPGIVKSTTQKLGKGIAGTVAKTGVPLLIKGAADRERYASEFERKDLVSSICTPLLIGEEVVGILSINSKTPQRVFSEGDLAYVKKLGDFTADIIKTSKEYERSTSSTFYLSLLNNARDILGLKYPFDERVNLLLLKLVNAFGGEICNYYDYVPEKAVFLAKASSSFNIGLIKGKKLKLNEYFSKLVLQGGDKVALCVPDKKDGGNKAGVGKWYLMQPVKVAGDMVGLLFLHLVADADDMKEESSVLAKIGGMIAAELAKNLEMESFRVQSIKFSAISEVSFDLASARNRAECANLINSHACVILEAESSILRLYNEKTRELDILDSFSLKTFAHLKELEVLDGMVSRDAMLNKNAIIIKDLANSPYGWVGMDSRSVMCMYLERNGRIIGTLSLYDKKSLDLYTAKNFTQKDKEIFLNFCLQVAKALDRFIPHEGEAPLR, from the coding sequence GTGCTGCCCGGACCCCGGCGGTCTTCCGCCATCGGGCCGTGGCAGCCCGAGCCGAAGGACGACGACCCTTGGAAGCACCCGAAGGGGTGGACCGGAAGGAGGGCCGCCGCGGCGAAGCCGCGGAACGCCCAGATTTTTATTTTTTTCCAAAAATTTATAAGGTTTATGCAGCTCATCAAGGCAAAATCGCACACCATCGCCATCGTGGGCATCAACCGCGAAAGCGCCGCGGTGCTCTCCGAGCTGCTCGAGACCGAGGGAGCGCGGGTGGTGCGGATCGTCAACCACGAGACCGAAGACCTCGCCGACCTGCGGCAGTTTCCCCAGATCGACATCATCATCAACACCACCAACGATGCAAGCGTGTACCGGGCGCTGCGCAAGCTCGACCTGCCCAACGTCGACATCCTGAGCGGCCTTTCGGCGCGCATCCTGTTTTCGGCAGGCGCGCGCGAGGCTCTCGGGCCCGGGCTCACCGACGACAAAAACCGGCTGCTGAACTCCCTCCACGAGATCCGCGAGGCGATCTACCTTTCGAAGAACAAGGAGGAGCTGCTCAAGCTCGTGCTCGACGTGGCCATCCGCTCCAGCGCTGCCGACTCCGGCTCCATCATGCTCATCGACCCCAAGAAAAAAACGCTCAAGATAGAGATCGCCGAGGGGCTCGAGCCGGGCATCGTCAAATCGACGACGCAGAAGCTCGGCAAGGGCATCGCCGGCACCGTGGCCAAGACGGGCGTGCCCCTGCTCATCAAGGGCGCGGCCGACCGCGAGCGCTACGCCTCGGAGTTCGAGCGCAAGGACCTCGTGTCGTCGATCTGCACGCCGCTGCTCATCGGCGAGGAGGTGGTGGGCATCCTGAGCATCAACAGCAAGACGCCGCAGCGCGTCTTCTCGGAGGGCGACCTCGCGTATGTAAAGAAACTGGGCGATTTCACGGCCGACATCATCAAGACCTCCAAGGAATACGAGCGCTCGACCAGCTCCACCTTCTACCTGTCGCTGCTCAACAACGCGCGAGACATCCTCGGCCTCAAGTATCCGTTCGACGAACGCGTCAACCTCCTCTTGCTCAAGCTCGTCAATGCGTTCGGGGGCGAGATCTGCAACTACTATGACTATGTCCCCGAAAAGGCGGTGTTTCTCGCCAAGGCGTCGAGTTCCTTCAACATCGGATTGATAAAAGGGAAAAAACTGAAGCTCAACGAATATTTTTCGAAGCTCGTGCTCCAGGGCGGCGACAAGGTGGCGCTGTGCGTCCCGGACAAAAAGGACGGCGGCAACAAGGCGGGCGTCGGCAAATGGTACCTCATGCAGCCGGTCAAGGTGGCCGGCGACATGGTGGGCTTGCTCTTCCTGCACCTCGTGGCCGACGCCGACGACATGAAGGAGGAGTCGTCGGTGCTCGCCAAGATCGGCGGCATGATCGCAGCGGAGCTGGCCAAGAACCTCGAGATGGAGTCCTTCAGGGTGCAGTCCATCAAGTTCTCCGCGATTTCGGAGGTGTCGTTCGACCTCGCCTCGGCCCGCAACCGCGCCGAATGCGCCAACCTCATCAACTCGCACGCGTGCGTCATCCTCGAGGCCGAGAGCTCCATCCTCCGGCTTTACAACGAGAAGACGAGGGAGCTTGACATCCTCGACTCGTTCTCGCTCAAGACGTTCGCCCATCTCAAGGAACTCGAGGTGCTCGACGGCATGGTGAGCCGCGACGCGATGCTCAACAAAAACGCCATCATCATCAAGGACCTGGCGAACTCGCCGTACGGCTGGGTGGGCATGGACTCGCGCTCGGTGATGTGCATGTACCTCGAGCGCAACGGCCGTATCATCGGCACGCTGTCGCTGTATGACAAGAAATCGCTCGACCTGT